The following nucleotide sequence is from Flavobacterium sp. N1736.
GCGAAACCAATATTCTGCTAAGCGAAAAACCCAAATACAAATTCGATTTACTGAATAAAAGTGCGTCATCAGCAACAAAGCAAAAAAATTCAAATGGCAAAATACTGATTAAAGGACTTCCCGTTCCGGATGTTTCCCGAATAGGAATAATCGAAAATAACCAACAAAATCAAGTTACATCACCAATGTATATCTATTTATAAAAAGAATTAAAAATGAACATTAAAAACTAAGAATCAATGAATTTATCTACCATCCAAACACCTGGTGTGTATATTCAGGAATTAAATGCTTTTCCAAATTCGGTTGTGGCAGTTGCTACAGCGGTACCGGCATTTATTGGATACACACCACAAGCCTCCTACGAGGGAAAATCGTACACGAACGTACCGGTACGAATCACATCGTTCTCTGATTTTCAGGCATTCTTTTGTTTACCGGATCCTCCAGCACCTGCGAGCCCAAGTAAACAATATACGCCTGAATATTATTTAGTACAGCAAAAAAGTCAGCCCCTAAAAGGCGATTATATGCTGATCAACGGATCATTTTACTCGATTGTGCCAGATCCAAACACCGTTTATTATTTGTACAATAGTGTGAGGCTTTTTTACGAAAATGGCGGCGGCGACGCTTACATTGTATCTGTTGGAAGTTATGGTGCCGCATCAAAAAAACCAATGACACCGGGAACTCCGCTTGTAAATCCAAACGTGCAGTTAAACGACTTATCGAATGGTCTTAGTTTATTGCTAAATGAGCCGGAACCAACCATGTACATCTGTCCTGAAGCTACTTTGCTAAGCTTAGAAAACAACGGAACACTTATGCAGGAAATGCTGTTACAGTCAACAAAAATGCAAACAGCAATGTGTTTATTTGATATTATTGGCGGCGACGATCCTGACCCAATTTTGTATACACAGGATATTGCCAACTTTAGAATGAACACAGGTTCTGTTGGATTAAACTACGGAATGGCGTATTATCCATTTATTGGAACTACGATCATGCAAAATTCGGATATCGATTATACGAACCTGTTTGGCGGAGACATCAAACAATTAGAACCAATCATTAATCCGCCAAGTGCACCAAATGCAGCTGTTGCCTCGATACTTGCCAGTATTCAAAATCCTGACAGTACTTTGACCGTAACGCAAAATAACAACGCTTTAATGATTGCAAGTCCAATTTACGGGCTCATTTTAAAACATATATTGAGCGACGCTAATATTTTGCCTCCAAGCGGTGCAATGGCGGGAGTTATTACCACTGTCGATAACGCTGTAGGACCTTGGCAAGCGCCGGCAAATACCTCTATTGTTGGAGCAGGTTCATTGCCAATTAGTATTTCTGAAAGCCAGCAGGCTAATTTAAATGTCGATGCCGTTTCGGGTAAATCCATAAACGCAATTCGATTATTTAACGGACTTGGAATTTTAATCTGGGGATCAAGAACTCTGGACGGAAACAGTCAGGACTGGAGATATATTCCGGTAAGAAGAACCATGATTTTTCTGGAACAATCTTGTAAACTGGCAGCTCAGGCTTATGTTTTTCAACCAAATGACAAAAATACGTGGGAAGCCGTAATTGCCATGATCAGCAGTTTTCTTACTTCGATCTGGAAACAAGGCGGTTTACAGGGAGCAAGTGCTTCAGACGCTTTTTCTGTAGCCTGCGGATTGGGTTCGACCATGACGGGAGACGATATTTTGAATGGTTTTATGAATGTTACCGTAAAAGTAGCCGTTGTACATCCTGCCGAATTTATCGTACTGACATTTCAACAGCAAATGGCAACTTCTAGTTAGTCAAATAAATACTCTAGTAAATCAAGTAAATTTTTAATTTAAAATAAAATATTATGCCACCACCAGATGACGGAAGCGCACAAGGCGCAACATGGCCGATGCCAAAGTTTAGGTTCGAAGTAGACCTTGGAACAGAATTGACAAAAGTAGCTTTTCAGGAAGTTACAGGAATGGATGTCGAAAATCAAATTATAGAATATCGTAAAAGTAACAGCCCGCTTTTTTCTGTAGAAAAAATGCCCGGTATTACCAAATACGGAAATATTACTATGAAACGAGGGATTTTTGTAAATGATAATACTTTTTGGGACTGGCATCAGCAAGTCGTAATGAATACGATTAAAAGAAGAACAGTTATTATCAAATTATTAGACGAAAAAGGCGGCGTTACCATGCAATGGACACTTAATAATGCATGGCCAACTAAAATTACCAGTACCGATTTAAAATCAGATGGAAATGAAGTTGCGGTCGATACCATAGAAATTGCACACGAACAACTCATCATAAAAAATGGTGGCAAATAGTGATTATCCGGTTAGCTTTTATTTTACACTTTCGTTTGCAGGTGTAGATGCGGCTTTCAAAGAGGTATCTGGAATTTCTAAAGAATTAAGTATAGAAGAAATTGTTTGTGGAGGCGAAAACAGGTTTAAATACCGCCTCCCAACTGTTTCTAACAGCCAGAACTTAGTACTAAAAAGAGCCATTGTACCCGTTGGATCGTTGTTGATAAACTGGTGTTCGAGTTGTATCGATCAGGGATTATCAAACGCAATTCAGCCGCATAATGTCATACTAAAACTGCTTAACGCAAATGGTATTGTATGTATGCAATGGACTTTTAATAATGCTTATCCGGTAAAATATGCCGTTTCTGACTTAAACTCTCAGGAAAGCAATATTGCAATTGAAACGATTGAACTTGCTTACACGTATTTTGATATTTCGTCAAAAACAGATTTTGATAAACTTTTTATTTAAAAATAATTATGCCAATAGAAATACGAGAATTAATTATTAAAACAGAAATCGTAACAACAAATACGAAGAATTCTTCTGTGGTGAAAGAAAAAGAATTATCGCTTTTAAGAAAACAGGTTCTGGAAGAATGCAAAAGATTAATCGCCGAAAAAAATCAAATAAATAGCTATAAACGTTAGCAACAAAAAAAATCAGTTTTTATCCGCGTTTCACTTTAGTGATCCGTCTCATCAGCGTAATTAATTACCCCATTAATAAAAAATAAAAAAAAATGGCAAGTCTGGAACCAATGAAAATAACAGGATACACAGATGAGGATTTTCAAAATAAATTCTCAGGAGATCCGTATGCCTTCATGATAAACCCTGACACCATCAAAATGCAAAAAAGCATTGAATACAATGAACAGCAGGCTCCAGCAACAAGCTCGGCATCACAAAAATATAAAAGTACCCCAAGTGATAAACTAACTTTTGAAATGGTTATTGACTGTACCGGCGTCGTAGATTCGAAACGTATCGATATGAACAAAGAAATAACCGCTTTAGAAACGATTATTTACACATATAACGGTAAAATTCACCGTCCGAATTTTGTAAAAATACAATGGGGACAGAATATTACATTTAATGGAGTTCTGGAATCTATCGATGTCTCTTACACCCTGTTTAAACCAGACGGAAGCCCTTTACGAGCCAAAATATCATTGTCATTCAGCCAGTATATTTCTCCAAAAACAGTGACCATGCAAGACGCTCCGGAATCGCCGGATCTTACGCATATTGTCACTGTTTCTGAAGGAATGTCCCTGCCTCAGCTTTGCTTACAAACCTGGAACGACGATTCTCTATACATACAAGTGGCAGAATTTAACGGCTTAAACAAATTCAGAAACCTAAACGGTATCAGCAAACTAATATTTCCTCCTGTAAATACAGCAAATTAATGAGCACTTCAACCGAAATAAAAAGTGGCGGAGTTGTCACCTATTCAATCCTCGTTGATGGAAATGCGATAGAAGATACCTATCCTGTTTACTCTATTCATGTCGAAAAAAAAGTAAACCGAATTTCGATTGCAAAAATTATAATTCTCGACGGAGAAGCCAATACAGGCAAGTTTGTTGCAAGTTCCTCGGCTACTTTTGTTCCCGGCGCCACCGTAAATATAAAAGCAGGTTATGATGCTGTAAACGTGACTATTTTTCAGGGAATTATTATGAGTCAGGAAATTAGAATTGACTCCATATTAGGCTCTGCCTTAGAAATTGAATGCCGTGATGCAGCCGTAAAAATGATTGTAGGACGCAAAAGCCTTACATATTCCAATAAAAAAGACAGCGATATTATTACATCAATTATAGGAACGTATTCCGGATTAACATCAGATGTTGCCGCAACAACAACACAATGGCCGGAACAAGTACAATATTATGTAACCGATTGGGATTATATTTTGTCTCTTGCCGAAGCAAACGGCTTAATCGTAACCACCATAAACGGAAAAGTTACCGTACAAGCGCCCGATAAAAGCACAACTTCTGTACTTACCGTATTATACGGCGATAATCTGCTTGAATTTAATGCCAGACTTAATGCCACAACGCAATTAGGCAACGTAACATCAAATACCTGGGATTATAAAACGCAGGCTTTGGTCAATAGTTCTGCAACGCCAAATGTAGCCGGAGCAGGAAATTTATCATCTAAAAAACTTTCTGATGTAATCGGGCTTTCGGCATTTGAGTTACAAACTTCGGCACCTTTAGAAACCGCCGATTTAACCAATTGGTCAAAAGCACAAATCATTAAAAGTGAATATTCTAAAATTACAGGCGAAGCAAAATTTCAGGGAACAAGCTTAGTCGATCCTGGAAAATACATGACATTTAATGGTGTTGGCGATCGCTTTAACGGAGATTATTTAATAGGCGGAGTTGTGCACGATTTATCGCTGGGAAACTGGGTTTCAGAAGTGACATTAGGACTTTCGCCTTTTTGGTTTACCGAAGAACCCGATGTGATGTCGCCGCCCGCTTCAGGATTAATTCCCGGGGCAAGAGGACTTTTTAACGGAACTGTAAAACAAATGTACAACGATCCTGATTCGCAATACCGAATTCTGGTCGAAGTTCCTTTATT
It contains:
- a CDS encoding phage tail sheath family protein codes for the protein MNLSTIQTPGVYIQELNAFPNSVVAVATAVPAFIGYTPQASYEGKSYTNVPVRITSFSDFQAFFCLPDPPAPASPSKQYTPEYYLVQQKSQPLKGDYMLINGSFYSIVPDPNTVYYLYNSVRLFYENGGGDAYIVSVGSYGAASKKPMTPGTPLVNPNVQLNDLSNGLSLLLNEPEPTMYICPEATLLSLENNGTLMQEMLLQSTKMQTAMCLFDIIGGDDPDPILYTQDIANFRMNTGSVGLNYGMAYYPFIGTTIMQNSDIDYTNLFGGDIKQLEPIINPPSAPNAAVASILASIQNPDSTLTVTQNNNALMIASPIYGLILKHILSDANILPPSGAMAGVITTVDNAVGPWQAPANTSIVGAGSLPISISESQQANLNVDAVSGKSINAIRLFNGLGILIWGSRTLDGNSQDWRYIPVRRTMIFLEQSCKLAAQAYVFQPNDKNTWEAVIAMISSFLTSIWKQGGLQGASASDAFSVACGLGSTMTGDDILNGFMNVTVKVAVVHPAEFIVLTFQQQMATSS
- a CDS encoding phage tail protein; this encodes MPPPDDGSAQGATWPMPKFRFEVDLGTELTKVAFQEVTGMDVENQIIEYRKSNSPLFSVEKMPGITKYGNITMKRGIFVNDNTFWDWHQQVVMNTIKRRTVIIKLLDEKGGVTMQWTLNNAWPTKITSTDLKSDGNEVAVDTIEIAHEQLIIKNGGK
- a CDS encoding phage tail protein, which produces MVANSDYPVSFYFTLSFAGVDAAFKEVSGISKELSIEEIVCGGENRFKYRLPTVSNSQNLVLKRAIVPVGSLLINWCSSCIDQGLSNAIQPHNVILKLLNANGIVCMQWTFNNAYPVKYAVSDLNSQESNIAIETIELAYTYFDISSKTDFDKLFI
- a CDS encoding DUF5908 family protein, coding for MPIEIRELIIKTEIVTTNTKNSSVVKEKELSLLRKQVLEECKRLIAEKNQINSYKR
- the vgrG gene encoding type VI secretion system tip protein VgrG, producing MSTSTEIKSGGVVTYSILVDGNAIEDTYPVYSIHVEKKVNRISIAKIIILDGEANTGKFVASSSATFVPGATVNIKAGYDAVNVTIFQGIIMSQEIRIDSILGSALEIECRDAAVKMIVGRKSLTYSNKKDSDIITSIIGTYSGLTSDVAATTTQWPEQVQYYVTDWDYILSLAEANGLIVTTINGKVTVQAPDKSTTSVLTVLYGDNLLEFNARLNATTQLGNVTSNTWDYKTQALVNSSATPNVAGAGNLSSKKLSDVIGLSAFELQTSAPLETADLTNWSKAQIIKSEYSKITGEAKFQGTSLVDPGKYMTFNGVGDRFNGDYLIGGVVHDLSLGNWVSEVTLGLSPFWFTEEPDVMSPPASGLIPGARGLFNGTVKQMYNDPDSQYRILVEVPLFDANGAGIWARLSNFYSTSGAGCFFLPEVGDEVILGFLNEDPRFPVILGSLYSSSKIKPFTGLDPNEKNTIKAIVSKSGISVQFDDENKIWTVATPGKNTIIISDKDKQITIKDENQNSIVMSQSGIDMSSQKSITISAQETVTIKGTQGVSIEASAGDVGIKGMNIKENADMQYSAQGGQMAQVSGGMELTLKGAMVMIN